Proteins from one Erpetoichthys calabaricus chromosome 11, fErpCal1.3, whole genome shotgun sequence genomic window:
- the iqce gene encoding IQ domain-containing protein E isoform X2, translating to MSVTASDFITDEELEELGEDVLSVATYESDTDKKPKKKKNLHKPPRSPKSPYLSNTYQHPKKAAVWRSLKGSGSMHLENPSSRTPRELWLASLKNGFATAQPVKAEYDYTQARLVASSSTPEYLKEALGMKKPKHSRSASTGYVPGTPDYKEKEDMYDEIIELKKTLQAQKSEADLMKTKLRRLEEDNSKKEKQIEQLLDPTKGSDFTRSLVDKRNDASAITNGLKQKILKLEQQCKEKDNVINKLQTDLKTTNIEEMKIAMETYYDEIQRLRVLLANTESAEKKSEFKDSEKQQKLLNTTILRLSKNIKQLQEENKSLKVDLEKALDKARPNTSRDNNELNKQRSIKRVVELEKKGDQTNPNISNAGDRTTVTNAVVTVVDQPSQLNSSTCKGTDFQQECTRLRGLVSKLKEDRSDLQEQLSGKVLEIKQLTNEKAELIKENQKLKLAHQKLTQESKEEIRKLTERVKRSEAEDRSRSVSPAANSLHGYSEDQRDDSFRSSSARTRQQKPDKKQEKAARTIQKHWHEDKDKAYEDEEDNDDGTEAAIFIQSAFRGHLTRQKQLGSIKGTTEKQPQRPQNKSPRTLQHQSDRISSQSEEDNEETVTLLQSALRGHLCRSRQLTNRASDSDMPGRNGRKSPSLSRNEIQKPSPTPQKRNSLTSSYKIKETALSESDEDDDLSEISSRDNHGNKIWSTKGTPRNSSPSNRRPSPAPRNIQKQSRSDPTLPSKDDVSDDSDDIIVSPVRPLKRRDSYF from the exons aaaccaaagaaaaaaaagaatctaCATAAGCCCCCTCGTTCTCCAA AATCACCATATTTATCAAACACATACCAGCATCCAAAAAAGGCAGCTGTATggagatctttgaaaggaagcgGTTCAATGCATCTGGAAAATCCTTCTTCTCGGACTCCCAGGGAATTGTGGCTGGCTTCACTTAAAAATGGGTTTG CAACGGCACAACCTGTCAAAGCAGAATATGACTATACTCAGGCTCGACTTGTTGCTTCCAGCAGCACTCCTGAATATCTAAAAGAAGCACTTGGCATGAAAAAGCCAAAACATTCACGATCTGCCAGCACTG GATATGTTCCTGGAACCCCGGACTATAAAGAGAAAGAGGATATGTATGATGAGATTATTGAACTTAAGAAG ACTTTACAGGCCCAGAAATCTGAAGCTGATTTGATGAAAACCAAGTTGCGGCGGCTGGAGGAAGacaacagcaaaaaagaaaaacagattgaaCAACTGCTTGATCCAACCAAG ggCTCTGACTTTACTAGGAGTTTGGTTGATAAAAGAAATGATGCAAGTGCA ATTACAAATGGACTCAAACAGAAGATTTTGAAACTAGAGCAGCAGTGTAAAGAAAAGGACAATGTAATTAA taaatTACAGACAGATTTAAAGACAACTAATATTGAAGAAATGAAGATTGCAATGGAAACTTATTATGATGAG attCAGAGACTTCGGGTTTTATTAGCCAATACAGAATCAGctgaaaaaaa GTCTGAGTTTAAAGACTCTGAGAAACAGCAAAAGCTATTAAACACCACTATATTACGACTGTCCAAAAATATCAAACAGCTGCAAGAGGAGAATAAATCTCTAAAAGTGGACCTAGAAAAAGCTTTAGACAAAGCCAGACCGAATACATCTCGAG ATAATAATGAATTGAACAAGCAAAGATCAATCAAACGTGTTGTTGAACTAGAAAAA aaGGGGGATCAAACTAATCCAAATATTTCTAATGCTGGAGATCGAACCACTGTTACTAATGCAGTAGTCACTGTTGTAGATCAGCCCAGTCAGCTGAACTCCTCAACATGTAAAGGAACAGACTTTCAACAAGAGTGTACTCGTCTACGAGGTTTGGTTAGTAAACTCAAAGAAGATCGCAGTGATTTACAGGAACAACTTTCTGGAAAAGT GTTGGAGATAAAGCAGTTGACAAATGAAAAAGCTGAACTGATAAAAGAAAACCAGAAACTTAAGTTGGCTCATCAGAAATTAACTCAAGAGTCTAA GGAAGAGATCAGAAAACTTACTGAAAGAGTGAAACGTTCAGAAGCCGAG GACAGAAGTAGATCTGTTTCACCAGCAGCTAATTCTCTCCATGGCTATAGTGAAGATCAGAGGGATGATAGTTTTCGATCGTCTTCTGCACGCACGCGTCAGCAAAAACcagacaaaaaacaggaaaaggctGCTCGAACTATACAAAAACACTGGCATGAGGACAAAGATAAGGCAT ATGAAGATGAGGAGGATAATGATGATGGTACTGAA GCTGCTATTTTCATCCAGTCTGCTTTCAGGGGACATTTGACAAGACAGAAACAGTTAGGCAGCATTAAAGGAACAACTGAAAAACAACCTCAGAGACCTCAAAACAAG AGTCCACGGACACTTCAGCATCAGAGTGATCGCATCTCGTCCCAGTCTGAAGAAGACAATGAGGAGACTGTAACTTTATTGCAGTCTGCACTTAGGGGACATCTCTGTCGCTCTAGACAACTAACAAACAG GGCATCAGATTCTGATATGCCTGGAAGGAATGGAAGAAAGAGCCCTTCACTTTCTAGAAATGAAATCCAAAAACCATCCCCAACACCACAGAAGAGAAATTCCTTAACATCATCTTATAAAATCAAAGAAACTG CTTTATCAGAaagtgatgaagatgatgatctTTCAGAAATTAGTAGTCGTGACAACCATGGGAACAAAATATGGAGTACGAAAGGAACACCTCGAAATTCAAGCCCATCTAACAGGAGGCCTTCTCCAG CTCCAAGAAATATTCAGAAGCAGTCTAGAAGTGACCCCACTTTGCCATCAAAAGATGATGTCTCAGATGATTCAGATGACATTATAGTATCACCAGTACGGCCTTTAAAAAGAAGAGACTCCTACTTTTAG
- the iqce gene encoding IQ domain-containing protein E isoform X1 yields MSVTASDFITDEELEELGEDVLSVATYESDTDKKPKKKKNLHKPPRSPKSPYLSNTYQHPKKAAVWRSLKGSGSMHLENPSSRTPRELWLASLKNGFATAQPVKAEYDYTQARLVASSSTPEYLKEALGMKKPKHSRSASTGYVPGTPDYKEKEDMYDEIIELKKTLQAQKSEADLMKTKLRRLEEDNSKKEKQIEQLLDPTKGSDFTRSLVDKRNDASAITNGLKQKILKLEQQCKEKDNVINKLQTDLKTTNIEEMKIAMETYYDEIQRLRVLLANTESAEKKSEFKDSEKQQKLLNTTILRLSKNIKQLQEENKSLKVDLEKALDKARPNTSRDNNELNKQRSIKRVVELEKKGDQTNPNISNAGDRTTVTNAVVTVVDQPSQLNSSTCKGTDFQQECTRLRGLVSKLKEDRSDLQEQLSGKVLEIKQLTNEKAELIKENQKLKLAHQKLTQESKEEIRKLTERVKRSEAEVKEERRVKEESLLVTSKDRSRSVSPAANSLHGYSEDQRDDSFRSSSARTRQQKPDKKQEKAARTIQKHWHEDKDKAYEDEEDNDDGTEAAIFIQSAFRGHLTRQKQLGSIKGTTEKQPQRPQNKSPRTLQHQSDRISSQSEEDNEETVTLLQSALRGHLCRSRQLTNRASDSDMPGRNGRKSPSLSRNEIQKPSPTPQKRNSLTSSYKIKETALSESDEDDDLSEISSRDNHGNKIWSTKGTPRNSSPSNRRPSPAPRNIQKQSRSDPTLPSKDDVSDDSDDIIVSPVRPLKRRDSYF; encoded by the exons aaaccaaagaaaaaaaagaatctaCATAAGCCCCCTCGTTCTCCAA AATCACCATATTTATCAAACACATACCAGCATCCAAAAAAGGCAGCTGTATggagatctttgaaaggaagcgGTTCAATGCATCTGGAAAATCCTTCTTCTCGGACTCCCAGGGAATTGTGGCTGGCTTCACTTAAAAATGGGTTTG CAACGGCACAACCTGTCAAAGCAGAATATGACTATACTCAGGCTCGACTTGTTGCTTCCAGCAGCACTCCTGAATATCTAAAAGAAGCACTTGGCATGAAAAAGCCAAAACATTCACGATCTGCCAGCACTG GATATGTTCCTGGAACCCCGGACTATAAAGAGAAAGAGGATATGTATGATGAGATTATTGAACTTAAGAAG ACTTTACAGGCCCAGAAATCTGAAGCTGATTTGATGAAAACCAAGTTGCGGCGGCTGGAGGAAGacaacagcaaaaaagaaaaacagattgaaCAACTGCTTGATCCAACCAAG ggCTCTGACTTTACTAGGAGTTTGGTTGATAAAAGAAATGATGCAAGTGCA ATTACAAATGGACTCAAACAGAAGATTTTGAAACTAGAGCAGCAGTGTAAAGAAAAGGACAATGTAATTAA taaatTACAGACAGATTTAAAGACAACTAATATTGAAGAAATGAAGATTGCAATGGAAACTTATTATGATGAG attCAGAGACTTCGGGTTTTATTAGCCAATACAGAATCAGctgaaaaaaa GTCTGAGTTTAAAGACTCTGAGAAACAGCAAAAGCTATTAAACACCACTATATTACGACTGTCCAAAAATATCAAACAGCTGCAAGAGGAGAATAAATCTCTAAAAGTGGACCTAGAAAAAGCTTTAGACAAAGCCAGACCGAATACATCTCGAG ATAATAATGAATTGAACAAGCAAAGATCAATCAAACGTGTTGTTGAACTAGAAAAA aaGGGGGATCAAACTAATCCAAATATTTCTAATGCTGGAGATCGAACCACTGTTACTAATGCAGTAGTCACTGTTGTAGATCAGCCCAGTCAGCTGAACTCCTCAACATGTAAAGGAACAGACTTTCAACAAGAGTGTACTCGTCTACGAGGTTTGGTTAGTAAACTCAAAGAAGATCGCAGTGATTTACAGGAACAACTTTCTGGAAAAGT GTTGGAGATAAAGCAGTTGACAAATGAAAAAGCTGAACTGATAAAAGAAAACCAGAAACTTAAGTTGGCTCATCAGAAATTAACTCAAGAGTCTAA GGAAGAGATCAGAAAACTTACTGAAAGAGTGAAACGTTCAGAAGCCGAGGTAAAAGAGGAACGACGAGTAAAAGAAGAAAGTTTACTTGTTACTAGCAAG GACAGAAGTAGATCTGTTTCACCAGCAGCTAATTCTCTCCATGGCTATAGTGAAGATCAGAGGGATGATAGTTTTCGATCGTCTTCTGCACGCACGCGTCAGCAAAAACcagacaaaaaacaggaaaaggctGCTCGAACTATACAAAAACACTGGCATGAGGACAAAGATAAGGCAT ATGAAGATGAGGAGGATAATGATGATGGTACTGAA GCTGCTATTTTCATCCAGTCTGCTTTCAGGGGACATTTGACAAGACAGAAACAGTTAGGCAGCATTAAAGGAACAACTGAAAAACAACCTCAGAGACCTCAAAACAAG AGTCCACGGACACTTCAGCATCAGAGTGATCGCATCTCGTCCCAGTCTGAAGAAGACAATGAGGAGACTGTAACTTTATTGCAGTCTGCACTTAGGGGACATCTCTGTCGCTCTAGACAACTAACAAACAG GGCATCAGATTCTGATATGCCTGGAAGGAATGGAAGAAAGAGCCCTTCACTTTCTAGAAATGAAATCCAAAAACCATCCCCAACACCACAGAAGAGAAATTCCTTAACATCATCTTATAAAATCAAAGAAACTG CTTTATCAGAaagtgatgaagatgatgatctTTCAGAAATTAGTAGTCGTGACAACCATGGGAACAAAATATGGAGTACGAAAGGAACACCTCGAAATTCAAGCCCATCTAACAGGAGGCCTTCTCCAG CTCCAAGAAATATTCAGAAGCAGTCTAGAAGTGACCCCACTTTGCCATCAAAAGATGATGTCTCAGATGATTCAGATGACATTATAGTATCACCAGTACGGCCTTTAAAAAGAAGAGACTCCTACTTTTAG